CTGATGGGAGCGGGGGCGCTGTTCGTCGGCTTCAACGTCGCCCCGACCGAGGAGATGATCCTGATCTCCTACAAGATGTCGCCCTGGCACGCGGTGGCGCTGGCGGTGCTGTCGCTGGGGCTGCTGCACATCTTCGTCTACACGGTCGGCTTCGCCGGGCAGGAGAGCGCCGGGGACGACGGGTTCCTGTCCGTCTTCCTGCGCTTCTCGGTCGCCGGCTACGGCATCGCCCTGCTCATCAGCCTCTATCTGCTGTGGACCTTCGAGCGGATCGCCGGCCTGTCGATGATGGAGCTGGTGACCGCCACGGTGGTGCTGGGCTTCCCCAGCGCGCTGGGCGCCGCCACCGCCCGCCTGATCGTGTGACGAGAGGGACGCCGATGGCCGACATCCGCGAAAACGACATCGCCTCCGGGAGCGCCTCCAGGGACGAGGACGGCAGCGCGTCGGTCTCCCGGCTGGCCTGGATCTCGTCGGGGCTGGGGCTGCTGCTGTTCCTGGGATCGGTCGGGGTGCTGGGTTACGAGGGCATCACCCGCGGCAACGGCCCGCCGGTGATCACCGCCACGGTGGAGGCGGTGGTTCCCGCCGGCCCGCGCTGGCTCGCCCACATCCTGGTCACCAACGACGGCGGCAAGACCGGCGCGAAGGTCCAGGTGGAGGGCCAACTGATGGGGGGCGACGAAGCTCTGGAAACGTCCGTGGCCGAATTCGACTATGTGCCCGCCGGCTCCGAACAGAAGGGTGGCCTGTTCTTCGACCGCGACCCGCGGGCACACGATCTGCGCCTGCGCGTGCTGGGCTACGTGGAGCCCTGAACCAAGCGGGTCCCGGCCTGTTGTCCTGGCACCGGAAACAGAGGACACCGAGATCCCGCGATGACCCGCCTGACCATCGACGAGGCGCAGCAGCGCATCCGCCTTTTCCTGACCGGCGACATGGTGGAGGCGCTGCGCGCCGTGGACTATGAATCCCCGCCGCTGGCCGACCGGCCGTCCGGCCTGACGTTGGAGGCGGCACGGCGGGCCGCGGTGCGCTTCAGCCATGTCGAGGGGGCGTCCGACTGCCTGTACCGCGTGGACGCCTTCGACGAATCGCTGGTGATGCGGCTGCAACTGAACGTCCGCCGCTTCGTGGCGATCTATCAGATTCCGGTCGCCGATCCGGTGGCCAGCGCCACCATCTCCCCGCATTTCGAACGCTGGGCCATCGGCGCCGGCCACGCCGGCTGGACCATCGGCTGGCGCGACGGCACCGACCCCTGGCAACCCGACCGGCGCGCGGTGGAGACCTACTGCTACGCCATGCTGCCCGATGACTTCCTCGACAACCCGCTGGAGCAGCTCTACTGGCGCACGGACCTCGTGCAGATGACCCGCGCCTTCATGCTGGAGGCCCGCCGCATGGGCATCCGCCTCGCTGCGCCAGAGGGGATGTGAAGACCCCCACCCCAGTGGGGCAGGGGCCTTCCGCTCGTCAGGCCAGATCGAACAGCAGCACCTCGGCGCTGACCACGCCGTCCAGCGTCAGGGAGTCCTCCTTGCTGATCGCGGCGCCGTCGCCTTCCTTCAGGATCTCACCGTTCAGCCGGACCTGACCGCGGGCGACCTGCACCCAGGCGTGGCGGCCCGGACGCAGCTCGTGGGTCACGCTGTCGCCCTCGTCCAGAAGCGTGGCGTAGAGGTCCACGTCCTGATGGATGACCACGCTGCCGTCGCGCCCGTCCTGGGAACCGACGAGGCGCAGGCGGCCCTGCTTCTCCTCCCGCTCGAAGGCCTTCTGCTCATAGCCGGGGACCATCCCCTCCTCGTTGGGCAGGATCCAGATCTGCAGGAAGTGCACCGGGTCCTTCTTGGACGCGTTGTACTCGCTGTGCCGGATGCCCGACCCGGCGCTCATCCGCTGCACGTCGCCGGGGCGGATGACCGAGCTGGTGCCCAGCGTGTCCTTGTGCTCCAGCGCGCCGTCCAGCACATAGGACACGATCTCCATGTCGGCGTGCCCATGGGTGGGGAAGCCGGCGCCGGGGATCACGCGGTCGTCGTTGATGACGCGCAGCGCGCGGAAGCCCATGTGGGCCGGGTCGTAGTAGTGGCCGAACGAGAAGCTGTGCTTGCTGTTCAGCCAGCCCATGTTGACGGCGCCCCGTTCGTCGCGGTTGCGGATCGTGATCATCTCTGCTCCTCCTCGTCCTGTGCGAGGCCCTGTGGCCCCTCGTCTGGAGAGGAATGTGCTCCCGTTTCCGCAAAACAACAATTGCCGGAGTTGCGGCTTATCTGTTCCATGAGACGCAACAAACGGCTATGATGGCGGCTCCCCTCAACCAGCGTCGCCGACCACGATCATGCCCGCCATCATCCCTGATGTTTCGCCCCTCCTCCTCGCCATGGACCTGACCGGGATCTTCATCTTCGGGCTGACGGGAGGGACGCTGGCCGTGCGGCATCGTCTGGACATCTTCGGCGTGATGGTGCTGGCGCTGGTGACGGCGCTGGCCGGCGGCGTGCTGCGCGACCTGCTGATCGGGGCGATCCCGCCGGCCACCATGCAGGACGAGCGCTACCTGATCACGGCGCTGGCCTCGGGCCTGTTCGCCTTCTTCTTCCACCCCTTCATCAACCGTCTGGTCAAGCCGGTGATGGTGCTGGACGCCGCCGGTCTGGGCATCTTCGCGGTGGCCGGCTGCGGCAAGGCGCTGGCCTATGGGCTGGGGCCGCTGCCCGCGGTTCTGCTCGGCGTGCTGACCGCCTGCGGCGGCGGGCTGGTGCGCGACGTGCTGGTGGCCGAGGTGCCGCGCGTGCTGCGCGAGGAGATCTACGCGGTGGCCGCCCTGCTGGGGGCGGCGATCGTCATCGCCGGGGCCATGCTGGACCTGCCGAAGGCGCCGGTCGCCATCGCCGGGGCGGCGGCGGCCTTCCTGCTGCGGGTGGTCAGCGTGCTGCGCGGTTGGAGCGCGCCGCGCGCTCCCGGCTCATGACATTTGCGGTGAACAACCAAAGGCTTCCGCTGTTGGAATGGGCATGAGCGACACCGTGACCGACAACCCGGCCATGAGCCGGTTCGAACTGGACGTGAACGGCCAGACGGTCTTCGCGACCTACCGCCGCCGCGGCACCATCCTGCACATCCCCTATGTGGAGGCGCCACCGTCCCTGCGCGGCACCGGCGCCGCCGGGCGGCTGCTGGAGGGGGTGATGGCCATTGCCCGCGCCGAGGGGCTGACCATCGTCCCGATCTGCGGCTATGCCGCCAACTGGATGCACCGCCACCGCGAGCATCACGACCTGCTGGCGCGGTAAGCCTCACGACGGTCCCGGCGGCCGATGCCCGTCGGTCGCCGCGAACACCTCCTTGGCCGCGAACAGCCCGTTGAGAGCGGCCGGGAAGCCCGCGTAGACCGCCATCTGCATGAGGACCTCGACGATCTCGTCGCGGGTCAGCCCGACGTTCAATCCGGCCTCGATGTGCACCTTGAGCTGGGGTGCCGCGTTCCCCATGGCGGCGAGCGCCGCGATGGTGGCGATCTCGCGGGAGCGCAGATCGAGTCCGGGCCGCGAATAGATGTCGCCGAAGGGAAATTCGAACACATAGGTCGCGAAGTCCGGCGCGATGTCGGCCAGCGCCGCCACCACCTTGTGGCCGGCCTCGCCGTCGATTTCGGCAAGCGCCCGTTGCCCGCGCTCAAGCCGGCTTTCTTCGACCCCGGATGCGATCTTGGACAGGTGCGTCATCGTCAGTCTTCCTCTGTTCCGTTTCGACGTAACCGTCGATCTTGGTATCGAGGACGAGAAGACAGGCGTTCAGCTCATCGACCCGGGCACGCACGCGCTCCCGGTGTTGCTCCAGCAACGCCCGCCGTTCCGCTTCGGTCCCGGCGCCCTCCTCGCGCAGCGCCGCGTAGCGGAGCATGTCGCGGATCGGCATGCCGGTCGTCTTCAGCCGGCCGAGAAACTCGATCCAGGTCAGGATCGAGGCGTCGTAATCGCGGTGGCGGGACTGGTTCCGGTCGGCGTAGGGCAGCAGCCCGATCCGCTCATAGTAGCGGATGGTGTGGGCCGTCAGTCCCGAGCGTTTCGCGAGGTCCCCGATCTTCATGCGCGTCTGCTTCTCATCACGATGCACAGGACGCTACGGGTTCGAGCGCGCTCTAAGTCAAGAGGGATTCGGTCACCGCGACCGCCAAGGCGTCACAGGCCGAGATAGGCCTGCTTGACCGCAGGGTCTGCCAGCAGCTCCTCGCCCGTGCCGGCCAGAACAACGCGCCCGTTCTCCAGCACATAGGCGCGTTGTGCCAACTTCAGCGAAGCGGCGACGTTCTGCTCCACCAGGATGATCGTCATGCCCTCGGCGGCCAGCGCGCGGATGGTGCGGAACAGCTCCTGCACCATGGTCGGGGAGAGGCCGAGCGACGGCTCATCGAACATGATCAGGTCGGGCTTGCCCATCAGGCAGCGCCCGATGGCCAGCATCTGCTGCTCGCCGCCCGACAGGGTGCCGGCGGCCTGCTCCAGCCGCTCCTTCAGGCGGGGGAAAAGGGTCAGCACGCGCTCGAACGTGTCCTTCGCCCCGGCGCGGGCGCGCGGGATGACGGCACCCATCTCCAGATTCTCGCGGATGCTGAGCGTCGGGAAGATCTGCCGCCCCTCCGCCACCTGCCCGATGCCGAGGTCGCAGACGACGTGGCTGGGCAGGCCGGCGATGTCCTTGCCGCGGAAGCGGATGGTGCCGCGGGCCGGCTTCAGGATGCCGGAGATGGTGCGGATCAGCGAGGTCTTGCCCGCCCCGTTGGCCCCGACGATGGCGGTCGTCGTGCCCTCCGCCACCGCGATGGACACGCCGTCGAGCGCCTGGGCGTCGCCGTAGAAGAGGTCGAGGTCGGATACGGTCAGCATGCGGGGTCTTGCGTCGTGGCGGCCTTGGGAGAAGGGCCGCCACCTTAGCGCAGGCGCCGCCGGAACCGAACGGCTTTTACTTCAGGAAAAACAGGACGCTCATCGCCAAGCCCACCCCAATGATGCCCGCGCGCAGGATGCGCGACGGTATCTTGCGCCCGACCCGCGCCCCGACATAGCCGCCGGCCACCGCCGCCACGGTCATCAGCGCGGCGTAGGACCACTCCACCGCCCCGCCGACCGCGTAGGCGGCGACCGCGATGGCGGTCAGCACGGCGGAGAACAGGTTCTTCAGCGCGTTCATGGCGTTCAGGTTGGTCATCCCGAACAGGCTCAACTGCGCCAGCAGCAGGATGCCGAGGCCGCCGTTGAAATAGCCGCCATAGACCGACACCGCGAACAGCGTGGCGAGCATCGCCCCCGTCCCGTGCAGCCCCACCGCCCGCAGCCGGGCCGCCAGCATGCCGCCGAAGGCGAACAGCGCGGTGGCAACCAGCAGCAGCCAGGGCACGATGCTGCGGAACACCGAATCCGGCGTGACCAGCAGCAGCGCCGCCCCGATCAGCCCGCCGGTCAGGCTGACCACCGACAGCGTGACCAGCCCGACCCCGCCCACCGGCTCCAGGTCGTGGCGGTAGCCGTAGACGCCGCTGGCGTAGCCGGGCAGCAAAGCCACCGTGCCGGTGGCGTTCGCCGCCACCGGTGGAACCCCGGCGTAGATCAGCGCGGGAAGGGTCAGGAAACTGCCGCCGCCGGCGACCGCGTTCATCGCCCCGGCCAGGAAGGCCGCGGCGAGCAGAAGAAGGGATGTCGTCACCATCGTTCGGGTCGTTGTCTTTTCTTGTTGTTTGTTTATCCCCTCGCCCCTCCGGGGCTCGGAGCCGCCGGCCAAAGGCCGGTTGAACGCCGAAGGCGATCAAAGGCGGAGAGGGGATGCGAGGCTTGCGAGCAACCGGGTTAGGGTGAGGGGGCGCCCGTAGGGCGTCCAAGCACTGCAATGAGGGAGCGTTGTCGGCCTGCGGCCGCCCCCTCATCCCATACCCTTCTCCCCAGAGGGGAGAAGGGCTCAACAACCTACTCCCTCCCCCTCAGCTCACGCCGGATGATCTTGCCCGTGGTCGTCATCGGCAGGCTGTCCACGAACTCCACCGCGCGGGGATACTCGTGGGCGGCCAGCCGCGTCTTCACATGGGCCTGGATCTCCGCCGCCAGTGCGTCGCTGGGGCGCACGCCGTCCTGGAGGACGATGAAGGCCTTCACGATCTCGGTGCGCAGAGGGTCGGGCACACCGACCACGGCGGCCATGCGGACGGCGGGGTGGCCGATCAGGCAATCCTCGATCTCGCCGGGGCCGATGCGGTAGCCGGCCGACGTGATGACGTCGTCGTCCCGCCCGACGAAGCGGATGTAGCCGTCGGCGTCCAGCTCGCCCTGGTCGCCGGTGACCAGCCAATCCCCGATGAACTTTGCCGCCGTCGCCTCCGGGTTGTTCCAGTATTGCAGAAACATCACCGGGTCCGGGCGGCGCACGGCGATCAGGCCGATCTCGCCGGGCGGCAGGCGCTTGCCCTGACCGTCGATCACCGCCACGTCGTGGCCTGGCGCCGGACGGCCCATGACGCCGGGCTTGGGCGGCATGACCGTGGCGCAGGAGGACACGATCATGTTGCACTCGGTCTGGCCGTAGAACTCGTTGATGGTAAGCCCAAAGGTCTGGCGGCCCCAGTCGAGAAGCTCCGCCCCCAGCGTCTCGCCGCCGCTGGCGACGGAGCGCATGCTGTAGGCCCAGCGCGTCTGCGGGTCCTTCACCGCGCGCATCATCTTCAGCGCGGTCGGCGGCAGGAAGGCGTTGCGCACCTGGAAATCGGCGATCAGGCGGAAGGCCTCCTCGGCGTCGAACTTCTCGAAGCGGTGGGAGACCACGGTCACGCCATGGTGCCAAGCGGGCATCAGCACGTCGAGCAGACCACCGATCCACGCCCAGTCCGCCGGGGTCCAGATGCGGTCACCCGGCTGCGGGAACAGGTCGTGGGAGATCTCCACCCCCGGCAGATGGCCGAGCAGCACCCGGTGCGCGTGCAGCGCCCCCTTCGGCTGGCCGGTGGTGCCGGAGGTGTAGATGATGACCGCCGGATCGTCCGCCGCCGTGTCCACCGGCGTGAAGTCCTCCGAGGCGGCATCGACCAGCGCGTGCCAGTCCAGTTCGCCCTCCCCGGCCTCGTCGATGCGCAGGACGAGTTTCAGCTCGGGCAGGCGATCGCGGATCTGGGCGATCTTGGCCGCGCCCAAGGCGTCGGTCACCACCGCCCGCGCCCCGCAATTGCCGAGCCGGTATTCGAGAGCCTCCACCCCGAACAGCGAGAAGAGGGGAACGGCGACGCCGCCCATCTTGTAGACGGCGACGTGGCTGACCGCGGTCTCCGGGGCCTGGGGCAGCAGAATGCCCACCCGGTCGCCGCGCGCCACCCCATGGGCGGCCAGCGCGTTGGCGAGCCGGTTCGACAGGCGGCGGATGTCGGCGAAGCTGTAGGTTTCCACCGCGCCATCGCGGCGCTTGTGGATCAGGGCGGTGCGGTCCGGGTCGCGCTCCGCCCACGTGTCGCAGACGTCCACGCCGATGTTGTAACGCTCCGGCACCGACCAGACGAAACGGTCGCGCAGGCCCTCGTAGCTGTCCGCTTCCGGCAGCATGCTTTTCCTCCCGACGGGTTCTTGCCGGCCGCTTGGACGCGGCCATTTGGGCTC
The Azospirillum brasilense genome window above contains:
- a CDS encoding pirin family protein encodes the protein MITIRNRDERGAVNMGWLNSKHSFSFGHYYDPAHMGFRALRVINDDRVIPGAGFPTHGHADMEIVSYVLDGALEHKDTLGTSSVIRPGDVQRMSAGSGIRHSEYNASKKDPVHFLQIWILPNEEGMVPGYEQKAFEREEKQGRLRLVGSQDGRDGSVVIHQDVDLYATLLDEGDSVTHELRPGRHAWVQVARGQVRLNGEILKEGDGAAISKEDSLTLDGVVSAEVLLFDLA
- a CDS encoding trimeric intracellular cation channel family protein, with translation MPAIIPDVSPLLLAMDLTGIFIFGLTGGTLAVRHRLDIFGVMVLALVTALAGGVLRDLLIGAIPPATMQDERYLITALASGLFAFFFHPFINRLVKPVMVLDAAGLGIFAVAGCGKALAYGLGPLPAVLLGVLTACGGGLVRDVLVAEVPRVLREEIYAVAALLGAAIVIAGAMLDLPKAPVAIAGAAAAFLLRVVSVLRGWSAPRAPGS
- a CDS encoding GNAT family N-acetyltransferase, coding for MSDTVTDNPAMSRFELDVNGQTVFATYRRRGTILHIPYVEAPPSLRGTGAAGRLLEGVMAIARAEGLTIVPICGYAANWMHRHREHHDLLAR
- a CDS encoding carboxymuconolactone decarboxylase family protein codes for the protein MTHLSKIASGVEESRLERGQRALAEIDGEAGHKVVAALADIAPDFATYVFEFPFGDIYSRPGLDLRSREIATIAALAAMGNAAPQLKVHIEAGLNVGLTRDEIVEVLMQMAVYAGFPAALNGLFAAKEVFAATDGHRPPGPS
- a CDS encoding MerR family transcriptional regulator is translated as MKIGDLAKRSGLTAHTIRYYERIGLLPYADRNQSRHRDYDASILTWIEFLGRLKTTGMPIRDMLRYAALREEGAGTEAERRALLEQHRERVRARVDELNACLLVLDTKIDGYVETEQRKTDDDAPVQDRIRGRRKPA
- a CDS encoding ABC transporter ATP-binding protein — encoded protein: MLTVSDLDLFYGDAQALDGVSIAVAEGTTTAIVGANGAGKTSLIRTISGILKPARGTIRFRGKDIAGLPSHVVCDLGIGQVAEGRQIFPTLSIRENLEMGAVIPRARAGAKDTFERVLTLFPRLKERLEQAAGTLSGGEQQMLAIGRCLMGKPDLIMFDEPSLGLSPTMVQELFRTIRALAAEGMTIILVEQNVAASLKLAQRAYVLENGRVVLAGTGEELLADPAVKQAYLGL
- a CDS encoding sulfite exporter TauE/SafE family protein, with amino-acid sequence MVTTSLLLLAAAFLAGAMNAVAGGGSFLTLPALIYAGVPPVAANATGTVALLPGYASGVYGYRHDLEPVGGVGLVTLSVVSLTGGLIGAALLLVTPDSVFRSIVPWLLLVATALFAFGGMLAARLRAVGLHGTGAMLATLFAVSVYGGYFNGGLGILLLAQLSLFGMTNLNAMNALKNLFSAVLTAIAVAAYAVGGAVEWSYAALMTVAAVAGGYVGARVGRKIPSRILRAGIIGVGLAMSVLFFLK
- a CDS encoding acyl-CoA synthetase, whose amino-acid sequence is MLPEADSYEGLRDRFVWSVPERYNIGVDVCDTWAERDPDRTALIHKRRDGAVETYSFADIRRLSNRLANALAAHGVARGDRVGILLPQAPETAVSHVAVYKMGGVAVPLFSLFGVEALEYRLGNCGARAVVTDALGAAKIAQIRDRLPELKLVLRIDEAGEGELDWHALVDAASEDFTPVDTAADDPAVIIYTSGTTGQPKGALHAHRVLLGHLPGVEISHDLFPQPGDRIWTPADWAWIGGLLDVLMPAWHHGVTVVSHRFEKFDAEEAFRLIADFQVRNAFLPPTALKMMRAVKDPQTRWAYSMRSVASGGETLGAELLDWGRQTFGLTINEFYGQTECNMIVSSCATVMPPKPGVMGRPAPGHDVAVIDGQGKRLPPGEIGLIAVRRPDPVMFLQYWNNPEATAAKFIGDWLVTGDQGELDADGYIRFVGRDDDVITSAGYRIGPGEIEDCLIGHPAVRMAAVVGVPDPLRTEIVKAFIVLQDGVRPSDALAAEIQAHVKTRLAAHEYPRAVEFVDSLPMTTTGKIIRRELRGRE